A genomic window from Solanum dulcamara chromosome 11, daSolDulc1.2, whole genome shotgun sequence includes:
- the LOC129872267 gene encoding small RNA 2'-O-methyltransferase-like: METGKGPASGPKKLPFTPKAIIHQRFGPKACYKVEEVPEVVQNGCPGLVIPQKGPCLYRCSLQLPEFSVVSDTFRRKKDAEQSAAEKAIQKLGIQPKEDNLTVEEAWDELAGRLSYLFSIEFLPAIHPLSGHFRAALVREGHLNGFVPLAAIAVFDAKINSLCKSISPEMESNHLLVMSLIIEAAKRLADSLLFSEEKLSLKRLTPHPPDIIQSLLKNQPNFPESISIEAVRIPSSAEKTVESVMLNAFSGNYYLDVIAKELGVKDASKVLISRTIGKASSETRLYFCAPESITIGLSSELYTKQASSFKGYVNTIATYLSGQEICGDAILASVGYTRKSTDLFYEDLSLRAYYRILANKIPSGIYKLSREAIFAAELPTAFTTRSNWRGSFPRDILCTFCRQHRLSEPIFSSDSIEPLPDLPGRKRLRDTASGGNETNEGGITATAVAQEGCNLVYRCTVKIYSKCQDLILLCSPKESYKKQNDAIHSTALKVLSWLDRFLDKVDMSEEEITSSAKGFDILIYPEQFVKEFTLCQFLPKYRWGSATLAGSFLCPSYSNVQNNTLEDELSSGMTPSSGSLVCVTYKIYLATERECIKEQLEGSEEFEFEIGSGAVSPVLETVVTQMSIDQSACFTMELPSKEIVLAVAHDSANILSLLSSGTCLMKCEVTLLRVTVPLEDRMEQALFSPPLSKQRVEYALQHIRESCAASLVDFGCGSGSLLESLLAYQTSLEKIAGVDISQRALARAAKILHSKLDGNIEAEQPINRIKSAILYDGSILTCDSRLRGYDIATCLEVIEHMEEHEACLFGDIVLSSFCPQILIVSTPNYEYNVILQKSTPQYQEDDPDEKSQQQSCKFRNHDHKFEWTRQQFCQWASELALRRNYDVEFSGVGGEPNKEPGFASQIAVFRRKDSSPTNADFTEHYDVIWEWSSSNNSRS, from the exons ATGGAAACCGGAAAAGGCCCAGCGAGTGGTCCAAAGAAATTACCTTTCACGCCCAAGGCCATCATACACCAGAGATTTGGTCCTAAAGCTTGCTATAAGGTCGAGGAAGTTCCAGAGGTTGTACAAAATGGATGTCCTGGTTTAGTGATCCCTCAGAAAGGTCCTTGCCTCTATCGCTGTTCTCTGCAGCTTCCAGAATTTTCAGTAGTCTCTGATACCTTCAGAAGAAAGAAGGATGCTGAGCAATCTGCTGCTGAGAAGGCTATACAAAAG CTAGGCATCCAGCCTAAAGAAGATAATCTCACTGTGGAGGAAGCATGGGATGAATTGGCTGGTCGACTatcatatttattttcaattgAG TTCCTGCCTGCAATTCATCCGCTTAGTGGTCACTTTAGAGCAGCGTTGGTGAGAGAAGGTCACCTCAATGGATTTGTTCCTCTAGCAGCTATTGCTGTGTTTGATGCAAAGATTAATAGCTTATGTAAATCTATATCACCTGAAATGGAGTCAAATCACTTGTTGGTGATGTCACTTATTATTGAAGCTGCAAAGAGATTAGCAGATTCCCTCTTGTTCTCTGAAGAGAAGCTTTCATTGAAGAGGCTAACTCCACACCCTCCTGATATTATACAGTCTTTACTAAAGAATCAACCTAATTTCCCAGAGAGCATTTCAATTGAAGCAGTACGTATCCCATCTTCAGCAGAGAAGACTGTGGAATCTGTGATGCTTAATGCCTTTTCTGGCAATTATTACCTGGATGTTATTGCGAAGGAACTAGGGGTTAAGGATGCTTCTAAGGTTCTGATTTCTAG GACTATAGGCAAAGCTTCCTCAGAAACGAGGCTGTACTTCTGTGCTCCAGAGTCCATAACAATTGGCCTGTCATCAGAGTTATATACAAAACAAGCTAGTTCATTTAAAGGATATGTCAATACCATCGCGACTTACCTATCTGGTCAAGAAATATGTGGTGATGCAATTTTGGCATCTGTAGGATACACCCGGAAATCTACTGATCTTTTTTATGAAGATTTATCCTTGCGTGCGTATTACAG AATACTTGCCAACAAGATACCTAGTGGAATTTACAAGTTGTCAAGAGAAGCAATATTTGCTGCGGAACTGCCAACAGCTTTCACAACAAGGAGCAATTGGAGGGGTTCTTTTCCAAGAGATATTCTCTGTACATTTTGCCGCCAGCATCGATTATCTGAACCTATCTTTTCAAGCGATTCCATTGAACCTCTGCCAGATTTACCTGGACGTAAAAGATTGAGGGATACAGCATCAGGTGGAAACGAAACTAATGAAGGGGGTATTACTGCTACCGCTGTGGCACAAGAAGGGTGTAATCTAGTCTACAGATGTACAGTGAAGATATACTCCAAGTGCCAGGACTTGATTTTGCTGTGTTCACCAAAGGAATCTTATAAGAAACAGAATGATGCAATTCATAGTACTGCTTTAAAAGTTCTCTCATGGTTGGATAGATTTCTTGATAAAGTTGATATGTCTGAGGAagagatcacatcatctgcaaagggATTTGATATTCTTATTTATCCTGAACAGTTTGTTAAGGAGTTCACATTATGTCAATTTTTGCCCAAATATCGGTGGGGCAGTGCAACACTAGCAGGCAGCTTCTTGTGTCCTAGCTACTCTAATGTACAGAATAACACACTTGAAGATGAATTATCATCTGGAATGACTCCATCTAGTGGTTCTTTGGTGTGTGTGACGTACAAGATATATTTAGCCACGGAAAGGGAATGCATTAAGGAACAACTTGAAGGGTCTgaagagtttgagtttgagattGGCAGTGGAGCTGTATCACCTGTTCTTGAAACAGTTGTAACACAGATGTCCATTGATCAGTCTGCATGTTTTACTATGGAATTGCCTTCCAAAGAGATTGTTCTAGCTGTGGCTCATGATTCTGCAAATATCCTTTCATTATTGTCTTCAG GTACTTGCTTAATGAAATGTGAAGTCACTTTGCTGCGTGTGACAGTACCCCTGGAGGATAGAATGGAACAGGCCTTATTCTCTCCCCCATTATCAAAACAACGTGTTGAATATGCGTTGCAGCACATTAGAGAATCTTGTGCTGCCTCTTTG GTTGATTTTGGATGTGGTTCTGGAAGTCTGCTGGAGTCTTTATTAGCTTATCAAACCTCTCTTGAGAAAATAGCAGGTGTTGATATTTCACAGAGAGCTCTTGCTCGTGCTGCAAAG ATACTTCATTCAAAACTCGATGGAAATATTGAAGCTGAACAACCGATCAACAGAATCAAGTCTGCAATACTATATGATGGTTCTATTTTGACTTGTGATTCTCGGTTGCGTGGATATGACATTGCAACCTGCTTGGAG GTGATTGAACACATGGAGGAACATGAAGCGTGTTTGTTTGGTGATATTGTTCTCAGTTCATTTTGTCCACAGATTCTTATAGTCTCCACTCCCAATTATGAATACAATGTGATTCTCCAGAAATCTACTCCCCAATACCAGGAAGATGACCCAGATGAGAAGAGCCAGCAGCAGTCTTGCAAATTCCGCAATCACGATCACAAGTTTGAGTGGACGAGACAGCAATTCTGTCAATGGGCATCTGAGCTAGCTTTAAGGCGTAATTATGATGTTGAGTTCAGTGGTGTTGGGGGAGAGCCTAACAAAGAACCAGGATTTGCCTCCCAAATTGCTGTTTTTAGAAGAAAAGATAGCAGTCCCACGAATGCAGATTTTACTGAACACTATGATGTTATATGGGAATGGAGTAGTAGCAACAATTCAAGATCTTAA